In Leuconostocaceae bacterium ESL0723, the following proteins share a genomic window:
- the sufC gene encoding Fe-S cluster assembly ATPase SufC, translated as MKTLKVENLHVNVAGKEILKGVNLTVNTGEVHAIMGPNGTGKSTLSQAIMGHPAYEITEGKITFDGQDLAEMSVDERARAGLFLAMQYPAEIQGVTNAEFMRAAVNARRPEDDQIGVLPFMKELDKKREFLSMSAEMANRYLNEGFSGGEKKRNEILQMMMIQPSIAILDEIDSGLDIDALKVVSRGVNSMKSDDFAVLMITHYQRLLDYIVPDFVHVMMGGRVVKTGGPEMARKLEAEGYAGLRDELGLDIVLTDEDADEDITGV; from the coding sequence ATGAAAACTTTAAAAGTTGAAAATTTACACGTTAACGTCGCCGGTAAGGAAATCTTAAAGGGCGTTAACTTGACGGTGAACACGGGTGAAGTCCACGCCATCATGGGACCCAATGGGACTGGAAAGTCAACCCTGTCCCAGGCCATCATGGGCCACCCCGCCTACGAAATTACCGAGGGTAAGATTACCTTTGACGGTCAGGATTTGGCTGAGATGAGCGTCGATGAACGCGCCCGGGCTGGCCTCTTTTTGGCCATGCAGTACCCCGCTGAAATTCAGGGGGTTACCAACGCCGAATTTATGCGGGCCGCGGTTAACGCCCGCCGGCCAGAAGACGACCAGATTGGCGTTTTGCCTTTTATGAAGGAACTCGACAAGAAGCGTGAGTTCCTGTCAATGAGTGCCGAAATGGCCAACCGTTACTTGAACGAAGGGTTCTCTGGTGGTGAAAAGAAGCGCAATGAGATCCTGCAGATGATGATGATTCAGCCATCAATCGCCATCTTGGATGAAATTGATTCTGGTCTGGATATCGATGCCCTCAAGGTCGTTTCCCGCGGGGTGAACAGCATGAAGTCCGATGATTTTGCGGTCTTGATGATCACCCACTATCAGCGTTTGCTGGACTACATTGTGCCTGACTTTGTCCATGTCATGATGGGCGGTCGGGTTGTCAAAACTGGTGGACCAGAAATGGCCCGCAAGCTGGAAGCCGAAGGTTATGCTGGTCTGCGTGATGAGTTAGGCCTAGACATTGTCCTAACTGATGAAGACGCCGACGAAGACATTACGGGGGTCTGA